From a single Nicotiana tabacum cultivar K326 chromosome 8, ASM71507v2, whole genome shotgun sequence genomic region:
- the LOC107774070 gene encoding uncharacterized protein LOC107774070, producing the protein MVMFTIEQQVDLMKPFERKYVKTAMFQIIDAVLEFFNNGKSIIHNVLICHDILRHYNRKTTPRCFMKKDLRKDYDMVHWEFLEEALIGYGFPIKFTELIMAYVTSTKISISVNGESHDFKFHHMCKHLKLTYLVFAVDLMMLCKGERGSEDRVLEALEHFSSVSGLVANMDKSNRFMEGIDDHMKEDLLSNTGFSLETFPISLWGAVFVLPQSIMKEVDKKYREYPWGGSEEKKKKLFLVS; encoded by the exons atggtCATGTTCACAATTGAACAGCAGGTAGACCTAATGAAACCTTTTGAAAGGAAATATGTGAAAACTGCTATGTTCCAAATTATAGATGCAGTTCTGGAGTTCTTCAATAATGGAAA ATCTATAATCCATAATGTGCTTATATGTCATGACATACTGAGGCACTATAATAGGAAGACTACTCCTAGGTGTTTTATGAAGAAAGACCTGAGGAAAGATTATGACATGGTACATTGGGAATTCTTAGAGGAGGCTCTGATTGGTTATGGCTTTCCAATCAAGTTCACAGAGTTGATTATGGCATATGTAACTTCTACCAAGATCTCAATTAGTGTAAATGGTGAAAGTCATG ATTTCAAATTCCATCATATGTGCAAGCATTTGAAGTTGACATATCTAGTTTTTGCTGTTGACCTCATGATGTTGTGCAAGGGTGAAAGAGGTTCAGAGGATAGAGTCCTAGAGGCTTTAGAACATTTTAGTAGTGTATCAGGTTTGGTGGCTAATATGGACAAATCTAACCGGTTTATGGAAGGCATTGATGATCATATGAAGGAAGATCTCCTAAGCAATACTGGTTTCTCCCTAGAGACTTTTCCTATAAG CTTATGGGGAGCAGTCTTTGTTTTACCTCAGAGCATTATGAAGGAAGTGGACAAGAAGTATAGAGAGTACCCATGGGGAGGCtcagaggagaagaagaagaagcttttcCTAGTATCGTAG